One Pseudomonas brassicacearum genomic region harbors:
- a CDS encoding paraquat-inducible protein A, which produces MPDPSDTHRLSDLPLNDLVACHECDLLMRKPQLAHGEKAECPRCGYELYAHRHNVVERSLALVIAALLLYVPANFLPIMQLNLLGQSSQDTVWSGVVGLFDSGMQGVSAVVFLCSMGIPLLKLLCQLAVLLTIRWNIGRSYGLLLYRIYHHLRDWGMLEVYLMGVLVAIVKLADMAAITVGLGLVCFISLLLVQVWLEVVMSPHQIWQALSGEDAHAGD; this is translated from the coding sequence ATGCCTGATCCGTCAGACACTCATCGGTTGTCAGATCTACCTCTGAACGATCTGGTGGCATGCCATGAGTGCGACCTGTTGATGCGCAAGCCCCAACTTGCCCATGGCGAAAAAGCTGAATGCCCCCGTTGCGGCTATGAGCTCTATGCCCACCGGCACAACGTGGTCGAGCGCAGTCTTGCCTTGGTCATCGCCGCTCTGCTGTTATATGTGCCGGCAAACTTTTTACCCATCATGCAACTCAATCTGCTCGGGCAGTCCTCCCAGGACACCGTCTGGAGTGGCGTGGTAGGGCTGTTCGACAGTGGCATGCAAGGCGTATCGGCAGTGGTGTTTCTATGCAGCATGGGTATTCCACTGCTCAAGCTGCTTTGTCAGCTGGCGGTGTTGCTGACCATTCGCTGGAACATCGGCCGTAGTTACGGGTTATTGCTGTATCGCATTTATCACCATTTACGAGACTGGGGGATGCTCGAGGTCTACCTCATGGGTGTCCTGGTAGCCATCGTCAAGTTGGCAGACATGGCGGCCATTACCGTAGGCCTTGGCCTGGTGTGCTTCATCAGTTTGTTGCTGGTTCAAGTCTGGCTGGAGGTGGTCATGTCGCCGCACCAGATCTGGCAAGCGTTATCAGGAGAGGATGCCCATGCGGGCGATTGA
- the msrQ gene encoding protein-methionine-sulfoxide reductase heme-binding subunit MsrQ, whose product MRFPIWRIGVFVAAAIWPLFWLYEALMNSLGPDPGKVLVDRLGLGTLTLLLITLSMTPLQKLTGWAGWIAVRRQLGLWCFAYVVLHLSGYAAFILGFDWSQLGVELSKRPYIIVGALGFLGLLALALTSNRYSQRRLGARWKKLHRLVYLILGLGLLHMLWIVRADLKEWSIYAFIGVALLVLRVPPIARRIPRLRGGKAPSATKA is encoded by the coding sequence ATGCGTTTCCCGATATGGCGGATCGGCGTCTTCGTCGCGGCGGCGATCTGGCCGTTGTTCTGGCTGTACGAGGCTTTGATGAATTCACTGGGTCCTGACCCGGGCAAGGTACTGGTGGATCGTCTCGGGTTGGGGACGCTGACCTTGCTGCTGATCACCTTGAGCATGACGCCGCTGCAGAAGCTGACGGGGTGGGCGGGGTGGATCGCGGTCAGGCGCCAATTGGGATTGTGGTGCTTTGCTTATGTCGTGCTGCATCTGAGCGGGTATGCCGCATTCATACTGGGGTTCGATTGGTCGCAGTTGGGCGTCGAGCTGAGCAAGCGACCTTATATTATTGTCGGGGCGCTTGGGTTTCTCGGTTTGCTGGCGCTGGCGCTTACATCCAATCGCTACAGCCAGCGGAGACTGGGCGCGCGTTGGAAGAAGCTGCATCGCCTGGTTTATCTGATTCTGGGACTTGGGCTGCTGCACATGCTGTGGATCGTGCGGGCGGATCTGAAGGAATGGTCGATTTATGCCTTTATAGGTGTTGCGCTGTTGGTGCTCAGGGTTCCTCCGATTGCGCGTCGGATCCCACGCTTGAGGGGTGGGAAAGCCCCTTCTGCGACAAAAGCGTGA
- the msrP gene encoding protein-methionine-sulfoxide reductase catalytic subunit MsrP produces the protein MLIKIPKTSDCRESDVTPESLYLSRRQMLGATMAGLAVSSLPRWAGAADAARYTDVEPGKAPSWFAEKLPSTQWGAITVKDESITPFKDATHYNNFYEFGTDKGDPAANAGSLKTEPWSVVVDGEVGKPGRYGLEDFMKPYQLEERIYRLRCVEAWSMVIPWIGFPISALLKQVEPTSKAKYIRFETLQDPKVMPGQRSGFALIDWPYVEGLRLDEAMNPLAILAVGMYGRELPNQNGAPLRLVVPWKYGFKSVKSIVRISLVSEQPKTTWQSIASDEYGFYANVNPTVDHPRWTQAHERRLPSGLFSPNVRDTLMFNGYQDEVASLYAGMDLRKDY, from the coding sequence ATGCTGATCAAGATCCCCAAGACGTCCGACTGCCGTGAATCGGACGTCACGCCTGAATCCCTTTATCTATCCCGTCGTCAAATGCTGGGCGCAACCATGGCGGGTCTCGCCGTGAGCAGCCTGCCGCGTTGGGCGGGTGCTGCCGATGCCGCGCGATATACCGATGTCGAGCCCGGCAAGGCACCGTCCTGGTTTGCCGAGAAGCTGCCGTCCACCCAGTGGGGTGCGATCACGGTCAAGGATGAGTCAATCACGCCGTTCAAAGACGCCACCCATTACAACAACTTCTATGAGTTCGGGACCGACAAGGGTGACCCGGCGGCGAATGCCGGATCCTTGAAAACCGAGCCCTGGAGCGTGGTGGTGGACGGGGAGGTGGGCAAGCCGGGCCGTTATGGCCTGGAAGACTTCATGAAGCCCTATCAGTTGGAAGAGCGTATCTATCGCCTGCGCTGTGTCGAAGCCTGGTCCATGGTCATCCCGTGGATTGGTTTTCCCATCTCGGCTTTGCTCAAGCAGGTCGAGCCTACTTCCAAGGCTAAATACATTCGCTTCGAAACCCTGCAGGATCCCAAGGTCATGCCAGGACAGCGCTCCGGCTTCGCCTTGATCGACTGGCCTTATGTGGAAGGCTTGCGGTTGGATGAGGCGATGAACCCGCTGGCAATCCTGGCGGTAGGGATGTACGGGCGAGAGCTCCCAAACCAGAACGGTGCGCCGTTGCGGCTGGTGGTGCCGTGGAAGTACGGTTTCAAAAGTGTGAAGTCCATTGTGCGCATCAGCCTGGTGAGCGAGCAGCCGAAGACGACTTGGCAAAGCATCGCGTCTGATGAATACGGTTTTTATGCCAACGTTAATCCGACGGTCGATCACCCGCGCTGGACCCAGGCCCATGAGCGTCGCTTACCGAGTGGGCTGTTCAGTCCCAACGTTCGCGATACGCTGATGTTCAACGGCTATCAGGATGAAGTCGCTTCTCTTTATGCAGGGATGGACTTGAGGAAGGACTACTGA
- the pssA gene encoding CDP-diacylglycerol--serine O-phosphatidyltransferase: protein MTERPDEPNQAPDAESLLPIDEHVEEGHDAEGRKVRHRGIYLLPNLFTTANLFAGFYSIISSMSAQAALSAGDSAGASRYFAFAAIAIFVAMVLDGLDGRVARMTNTQSAFGAEYDSLSDMVAFGVAPALLAFGWALGDMGKVGWMVAFIYVAGAALRLARFNTQVGKADKRYFIGLASPAAAGVVAGVVWAFSDYGIQGSKMSFLVALLVAAAGMLMVSNIKYNSFKELDLKGRVPFVAILAVVLVFAVVFSDPPRILLLVFLAYAASGPVQYLLRLRRR, encoded by the coding sequence ATGACTGAACGTCCCGACGAGCCAAATCAGGCTCCTGACGCCGAAAGCCTGCTACCCATCGATGAACACGTCGAGGAAGGCCATGACGCTGAAGGCCGTAAGGTCCGGCATCGTGGCATCTATCTGCTGCCGAACCTGTTCACCACCGCGAACCTGTTCGCCGGTTTCTATTCCATCATCAGTTCCATGAGCGCCCAGGCCGCGTTGAGCGCTGGTGATAGTGCAGGGGCGAGTCGTTACTTCGCCTTCGCTGCCATTGCGATCTTTGTCGCCATGGTGCTCGACGGTCTGGATGGGCGCGTGGCCCGCATGACCAATACCCAGAGTGCGTTCGGCGCTGAATACGATTCGCTGTCCGACATGGTCGCCTTTGGCGTGGCCCCCGCCTTGCTGGCGTTCGGCTGGGCGCTGGGAGACATGGGCAAGGTCGGCTGGATGGTCGCCTTCATCTATGTGGCGGGTGCCGCGCTGCGCCTGGCACGCTTCAACACGCAAGTCGGCAAGGCTGACAAACGTTACTTCATCGGCCTGGCCAGTCCGGCTGCGGCAGGTGTGGTGGCGGGTGTTGTCTGGGCATTCAGCGACTACGGTATCCAGGGTTCGAAAATGTCGTTCCTGGTGGCGCTGTTGGTCGCGGCGGCCGGGATGTTGATGGTCAGCAACATCAAGTACAACAGCTTCAAGGAACTGGATTTGAAGGGGCGCGTGCCGTTCGTTGCGATTCTGGCGGTGGTGCTGGTGTTCGCGGTGGTCTTCAGTGATCCGCCGCGTATTCTGCTGTTGGTGTTCCTCGCCTATGCCGCTTCCGGACCAGTGCAATACTTACTGCGTCTTCGTCGACGCTAA
- the ilvC gene encoding ketol-acid reductoisomerase: MKVFYDKDCDLSIIQGKKVAIIGYGSQGHAQACNLKDSGVDVTVGLRKGSATVAKAEAHGLKVTDVASAVAAADLVMILTPDEFQSALYKNEIEPNIKKGATLAFSHGFAIHYNQVVPRADLDVIMIAPKAPGHTVRSEFVKGGGIPDLIAIYQDASGNAKNVALSYAAGVGGGRTGIIETTFKDETETDLFGEQAVLCGGTVELVKAGFETLVEAGYAPEMAYFECLHELKLIVDLMYEGGIANMNYSISNNAEYGEYVTGPEVINAESRQAMRNALKRIQDGEYAKMFISEGATGYPSMTAKRRNNAAHGIEIIGEQLRSMMPWIGANKIVDKAKN, translated from the coding sequence ATGAAAGTTTTCTACGATAAAGACTGCGACCTGTCGATCATCCAGGGCAAGAAAGTCGCCATCATCGGCTACGGTTCCCAAGGTCACGCCCAGGCGTGCAACCTGAAGGACTCCGGCGTTGACGTGACCGTCGGCCTGCGTAAAGGCTCGGCCACCGTTGCCAAGGCCGAGGCCCATGGCCTGAAAGTCACCGACGTGGCTTCTGCCGTTGCCGCGGCTGACCTGGTCATGATCCTGACCCCGGACGAGTTCCAGTCTGCCCTGTACAAGAACGAAATCGAGCCGAACATCAAGAAAGGCGCCACCCTGGCCTTCTCCCACGGCTTCGCGATCCACTACAACCAGGTTGTGCCGCGCGCCGACCTCGACGTGATCATGATCGCGCCGAAGGCTCCGGGCCACACCGTACGTTCCGAGTTCGTGAAGGGCGGCGGTATCCCTGACCTGATCGCGATCTACCAGGATGCGTCCGGCAATGCCAAGAACGTCGCCCTGTCCTACGCTGCCGGTGTCGGTGGCGGCCGTACCGGCATCATCGAAACCACTTTCAAGGACGAGACCGAAACCGACCTGTTCGGCGAGCAAGCCGTTCTGTGCGGCGGCACCGTCGAGCTGGTGAAAGCCGGTTTCGAAACCCTGGTCGAAGCGGGCTACGCGCCAGAAATGGCCTACTTCGAATGCTTGCACGAACTGAAACTGATCGTTGACCTCATGTACGAAGGCGGTATCGCCAACATGAACTACTCGATCTCCAACAACGCCGAATACGGCGAGTACGTGACCGGTCCGGAAGTGATCAACGCCGAGTCCCGCCAGGCCATGCGCAACGCCCTGAAACGTATTCAGGACGGCGAATACGCCAAGATGTTCATCAGCGAGGGCGCCACCGGCTATCCTTCGATGACCGCCAAGCGTCGTAACAACGCCGCCCACGGTATCGAAATCATCGGTGAGCAACTGCGCTCGATGATGCCGTGGATCGGTGCCAACAAGATCGTCGACAAAGCCAAGAACTAA
- the ilvN gene encoding acetolactate synthase small subunit: MRHIISLLLENEPGALSRVVGLFSQRNYNIESLTVAPTEDPTLSRLTLTTVGHDEVIEQITKNLNKLIEVVKLVDLSESAHIERELMLVKVKATGAQRAEIKRTTDIYRGQIVDVSASVYTVQLTGTSDKLDSFIQSIGTASILETVRSGVTGIARGDKVLSI, from the coding sequence ATGCGACATATTATTTCCCTGCTTCTGGAAAACGAACCGGGTGCGCTGTCTCGTGTTGTGGGCCTGTTCTCGCAGCGCAACTACAACATCGAAAGCCTGACTGTGGCGCCAACCGAAGACCCGACCCTGTCGCGTCTGACGCTGACCACTGTTGGTCACGATGAAGTCATTGAGCAGATCACCAAAAACCTGAACAAGCTGATCGAGGTGGTCAAGCTGGTGGACCTGTCGGAAAGTGCTCACATCGAGCGCGAGCTGATGCTGGTCAAGGTCAAGGCCACCGGCGCCCAGCGCGCCGAGATCAAACGCACTACCGATATTTATCGTGGGCAGATCGTCGATGTCAGCGCCAGCGTCTATACCGTTCAGTTGACCGGTACCAGCGACAAGCTCGACAGCTTCATTCAATCGATCGGCACTGCCTCGATTCTGGAAACCGTACGCAGTGGCGTCACCGGGATTGCCCGTGGCGACAAAGTACTGAGCATCTAA
- a CDS encoding acetolactate synthase 3 large subunit, translating into MELLSGGEMLVRFLRDEGVKYIYGYPGGALLHVYDALFKEPEVTHILVRHEQAATHMADGYARATGKAGVVLVTSGPGATNAITGIATAYMDSIPMVIISGQVPSTLVGTDAFQETDMIGISRPIVKHSFMIKHASEIPEVMKKAFYLAESGRPGPVVVDVPKDMTNPAEKFEYIFPKKAKLRSYSPAVRGHSGQIRKAAEMLLAAKRPVLYSGGGVILGNGSAPLTELAKMLNLPVTNTLMGLGAYPGTDRQFIGMLGMHGSYTANLAMHHADVILAVGARFDDRVINGPAKFCPNAKIIHIDIDPASISKTIKADVPIVGPVESVLTEMVAILKEIGETPNKESVASWWKQVDEWRGDRGLFPYDKGDGSVIKPQTVIETLCEVTKGDAFVTSDVGQHQMFAAQYYKFNKPNRWINSGGLGTMGFGFPAAMGIQLSFPDADVACVTGEGSIQMNIQELSTCLQYGLPVKIVILNNGVLGMVRQWQDMSYGSRHSHSYMESLPDFVKLAEAYGHVGMRITESKDLKSKMEEAFAMKDRLVVIDISVDTSEHVYPMQIKDGSMRDMWLSKTERT; encoded by the coding sequence GTGGAGCTTTTATCTGGCGGTGAGATGCTCGTCCGCTTTTTGCGTGACGAAGGCGTCAAGTATATCTACGGGTACCCTGGTGGTGCTCTTCTTCATGTCTATGATGCCCTGTTCAAAGAGCCGGAAGTGACCCACATCCTGGTTCGTCACGAGCAAGCGGCGACCCATATGGCTGACGGCTATGCCCGTGCCACCGGCAAGGCCGGCGTGGTACTGGTGACTTCCGGTCCAGGCGCCACGAACGCCATCACCGGGATCGCCACGGCGTACATGGACTCCATCCCGATGGTGATCATCTCCGGCCAGGTGCCCAGCACCCTGGTTGGCACCGATGCATTCCAGGAAACCGACATGATCGGTATCTCCCGGCCGATCGTGAAGCACAGCTTCATGATCAAGCACGCGTCGGAGATCCCGGAAGTCATGAAGAAGGCCTTCTACCTGGCCGAGTCCGGTCGTCCGGGCCCGGTCGTGGTCGATGTTCCGAAAGACATGACCAACCCGGCCGAGAAGTTCGAATACATCTTCCCGAAAAAAGCCAAGCTGCGCTCCTACAGCCCGGCCGTACGCGGGCACTCCGGGCAAATCCGCAAGGCCGCCGAAATGCTGCTGGCGGCCAAGCGCCCAGTGCTGTACTCGGGTGGTGGCGTGATCCTCGGTAATGGCTCCGCGCCGCTGACCGAGCTGGCGAAAATGCTCAACCTGCCTGTCACCAATACCTTGATGGGGCTGGGCGCCTACCCGGGCACCGACCGTCAGTTTATCGGTATGCTCGGCATGCACGGCAGCTACACCGCCAACCTGGCGATGCACCATGCCGATGTGATCCTGGCAGTCGGCGCGCGTTTCGACGACCGTGTCATCAACGGCCCGGCGAAGTTCTGCCCGAACGCCAAGATCATCCACATCGACATCGATCCGGCTTCCATCTCCAAGACCATCAAGGCAGACGTGCCAATTGTCGGTCCTGTAGAAAGCGTGCTGACCGAAATGGTCGCCATCCTCAAGGAAATTGGCGAGACACCGAACAAGGAGTCCGTGGCCAGTTGGTGGAAGCAAGTGGATGAATGGCGCGGCGACCGTGGCCTGTTCCCTTACGACAAGGGCGACGGCAGCGTGATCAAGCCGCAGACCGTGATCGAGACCCTGTGCGAAGTGACCAAGGGCGATGCCTTTGTGACCTCCGACGTGGGCCAGCACCAGATGTTCGCCGCGCAGTACTACAAGTTCAACAAGCCCAACCGCTGGATCAACTCCGGTGGCCTGGGCACCATGGGCTTCGGTTTCCCGGCGGCCATGGGTATCCAGTTGAGCTTTCCGGATGCCGACGTTGCCTGTGTCACGGGCGAGGGCAGCATCCAGATGAACATCCAGGAGCTGTCCACCTGCCTGCAATACGGTCTGCCGGTGAAGATCGTGATCCTGAACAACGGAGTGCTGGGTATGGTTCGCCAGTGGCAGGACATGAGCTACGGTAGCCGTCACTCGCACTCCTACATGGAATCGTTGCCTGATTTCGTCAAGCTTGCAGAGGCCTATGGTCACGTCGGCATGCGCATCACCGAATCGAAGGATTTGAAGTCGAAGATGGAGGAAGCGTTCGCCATGAAGGACCGTCTGGTGGTCATCGATATTTCGGTCGACACCAGTGAGCACGTCTACCCGATGCAGATCAAAGACGGCTCCATGCGCGATATGTGGCTGAGCAAGACGGAGCGTACCTAA
- a CDS encoding DUF4124 domain-containing protein, translating to MRMFFLTASLLVGLSPMCMAGQVYKWVDAQGVTHFGSQPPQDAEATTVIKSSPSVAKPPAPPSGGPIGDQKAIDKEVKKQIAEQQAQLKAFCEQARTNLAQLQNNPRVREDVEGEMRRLTGEERRQRIEETRKQIDEHCQ from the coding sequence ATGCGAATGTTCTTCTTGACGGCCAGCCTGCTGGTTGGCCTGAGCCCGATGTGCATGGCCGGTCAGGTCTACAAATGGGTCGATGCCCAGGGGGTCACCCACTTCGGATCCCAGCCGCCCCAAGACGCGGAGGCCACGACCGTGATCAAGTCTTCGCCGTCCGTCGCCAAGCCGCCCGCACCGCCTTCCGGCGGGCCCATTGGCGACCAGAAGGCGATCGATAAAGAGGTCAAGAAACAGATTGCCGAGCAGCAAGCCCAGCTCAAGGCATTCTGCGAACAGGCCCGGACCAACCTGGCGCAGTTACAGAACAACCCGCGGGTACGTGAAGACGTAGAAGGGGAAATGCGCCGCCTCACTGGCGAAGAGCGGCGCCAGCGCATCGAGGAAACCCGCAAGCAGATCGATGAGCATTGCCAGTAA
- a CDS encoding YqcC family protein → MDARFPQIADQLLLIERELRVQGWWSDVSPSAEALASVEPFAVDTLDFEQWLQWIFLPRMKAILENDLPLPNASGILAMAEMVYAQRPGQGVELQRLLAQFDQMISNVG, encoded by the coding sequence ATGGATGCACGTTTTCCCCAGATTGCCGATCAGTTGCTGCTGATCGAACGGGAGTTGCGGGTCCAGGGCTGGTGGAGCGACGTTTCGCCTTCGGCCGAGGCGTTGGCCAGTGTCGAACCGTTCGCGGTCGACACCCTGGACTTCGAGCAATGGCTGCAATGGATTTTCCTGCCGCGGATGAAAGCCATCCTGGAAAATGACCTGCCGCTGCCCAACGCCTCGGGCATCCTCGCCATGGCGGAAATGGTCTATGCCCAGCGCCCCGGGCAGGGCGTGGAGTTGCAGCGGCTGTTGGCGCAGTTCGATCAGATGATCAGCAACGTCGGCTGA
- a CDS encoding tetratricopeptide repeat protein encodes MNKWLIPAVTAVALLSGCSTVQRGSIPVVDSGTAVSNSERVSANGGFRQTTVKRPVQGQTQAIPQGDTGVVVMVPGGGAVTSAPISSTPITPGPITPGPIETSPVDQGSYSMPSTPSSIPSTRSGGLSADEQLDGPVLALLTTAQQQQAGGDLNGASSSLERAQRVAPREPQVLYRLAQVRMAQGDAPQAEQLARRGLTFSSGRPALQASLWELIAQAREKQGDSAGAALARQKAKVSL; translated from the coding sequence GTGAACAAGTGGTTGATTCCAGCGGTAACGGCCGTGGCTTTGCTCAGTGGTTGCTCTACCGTACAGCGCGGTTCGATTCCGGTGGTCGACTCCGGCACGGCGGTTTCCAACAGTGAGCGGGTCTCGGCCAACGGCGGTTTCCGGCAAACGACCGTGAAGCGGCCAGTGCAAGGCCAGACCCAGGCGATTCCCCAAGGCGACACCGGTGTCGTGGTGATGGTGCCGGGTGGTGGAGCCGTGACCTCGGCGCCGATCAGCAGCACACCGATCACGCCGGGCCCCATCACGCCGGGACCTATCGAGACCTCGCCGGTCGATCAGGGCAGCTACAGCATGCCTTCGACGCCGAGCAGCATTCCGTCCACCCGTTCGGGCGGTTTGTCCGCCGATGAACAATTGGACGGTCCGGTACTGGCCCTGCTCACCACTGCGCAACAGCAGCAGGCCGGGGGCGACCTCAACGGTGCGTCTTCCAGTCTGGAGCGTGCCCAGCGTGTAGCGCCGCGGGAACCGCAGGTGCTTTATCGCCTGGCCCAAGTGCGCATGGCCCAGGGTGATGCGCCGCAAGCTGAACAACTCGCCCGTCGTGGCCTGACCTTCAGCAGTGGTCGTCCGGCGCTTCAGGCCAGCCTGTGGGAATTGATTGCCCAGGCTCGTGAGAAACAGGGCGACTCGGCTGGTGCCGCGTTGGCCCGTCAGAAGGCCAAGGTATCGCTCTGA
- the mrcB gene encoding penicillin-binding protein 1B gives MTRTRSPRTPKKPPASRLRPWLGWALKLSLVGLVVLAGFAVYLDAVVQEKFSGKRWTIPAKVYARPLELFVGQKLSKEDFLTELDALGYRRESVANGPGAASVNGNTVDLNTRGFQFYEGMEQAQPVRVRFSGDYVAALTGANNASLSVVRLEPLLIGGLYPKNLEDRILIKIDQVPPFLLDTLIAVEDRDFYHHFGVSPKSIARAVWVNTSSGHMRQGGSTLTQQLVKNFYLTNERSLTRKLTEAMMALLLEMHYDKQEILEAYLNEVFIGQDGQRAVHGFGLASQFFFSQPLSELKLHQVALLVGMVKGPSSYNPRRNPERALERRNLVLDLLQQQGVATAEQVEAAKKMPLGVTKRGSLADSSFPGFMDLVKRQLRQDYRDEDLTEEGLRIFTSFDPILQMKAEASVEDTFKRLGGRKGAEEVEAAMVVTNPETGEVQAMIGSRQASFAGFNRALDAVRPIGSLIKPAVYLTALEKPSQYTLTSWLSDETFSVKGADGQVWKPQNYDRRSHGTVFLYQGLAHSYNLSTARLGLEVGVPNVLKTLARLGVSREFPAFPSMLLGAGGLTPIEVAAMYQTLANGGFNTPMRGIRSVLTADGEPLKRYPFQIQQRFDPASIYLIQSAMQRVMREGTGSSVYNVLPRTLNLAGKTGTSNDSRDSWFAGFSQDLLAVVWLGRDDNGKTPFTGATGALQVWTSFMRKADPLPLDMPQPDNIVQAWVDSRTGQGSDANCPGAVQMPYIRGSEPPPGAACGGTNPAESVMDWVKDWMN, from the coding sequence ATGACTCGTACCCGATCCCCCCGCACCCCCAAGAAACCACCCGCCAGCCGCCTGCGGCCCTGGCTGGGCTGGGCCCTTAAACTCAGCCTGGTTGGCCTCGTCGTGCTCGCCGGTTTTGCGGTCTATCTCGATGCCGTGGTCCAGGAGAAGTTCTCCGGCAAGCGCTGGACCATTCCGGCCAAGGTCTACGCCCGGCCGTTGGAGCTGTTCGTCGGACAAAAGCTGAGCAAGGAAGACTTCCTGACCGAACTCGATGCCTTGGGCTATCGCCGTGAAAGCGTGGCCAATGGCCCGGGCGCGGCCTCGGTCAATGGCAATACCGTCGACCTCAATACCCGTGGCTTCCAGTTCTACGAGGGCATGGAGCAGGCGCAACCGGTGCGGGTGCGTTTCTCCGGCGACTACGTGGCAGCGCTGACCGGCGCCAACAACGCGAGCCTGTCGGTGGTACGCCTTGAGCCGCTGCTGATTGGTGGTCTGTACCCGAAGAATCTCGAAGACCGGATCCTGATCAAGATCGACCAGGTGCCGCCGTTCCTGCTCGATACGCTGATCGCCGTCGAAGACCGCGACTTCTATCATCACTTCGGTGTCTCGCCCAAGTCGATTGCCCGGGCTGTCTGGGTCAACACGTCCTCGGGCCATATGCGCCAGGGTGGCAGTACCCTGACCCAACAGTTGGTCAAGAACTTCTACCTGACCAACGAGCGCAGTCTCACCCGCAAGCTCACCGAAGCCATGATGGCGCTGCTGCTGGAGATGCACTACGACAAGCAGGAGATCCTGGAGGCGTACCTCAACGAGGTCTTCATCGGCCAGGACGGTCAGCGGGCGGTGCACGGTTTCGGCCTCGCCAGCCAGTTCTTCTTCAGCCAGCCGTTGTCCGAGCTCAAGCTGCATCAGGTGGCGTTGCTGGTGGGCATGGTCAAGGGGCCTTCTTCCTACAACCCGCGGCGTAATCCGGAACGTGCCCTCGAGCGGCGCAACCTGGTGCTCGACCTGCTACAACAACAAGGCGTGGCAACGGCCGAGCAGGTCGAAGCGGCAAAGAAAATGCCACTGGGCGTGACCAAGCGCGGCAGTCTGGCGGACAGCTCGTTCCCCGGCTTCATGGACCTGGTCAAGCGCCAACTGCGTCAAGATTACCGTGACGAAGACTTGACCGAAGAGGGCCTGCGGATCTTCACCAGTTTCGACCCGATCCTGCAAATGAAGGCCGAAGCGTCGGTCGAGGACACCTTCAAACGGCTGGGCGGGCGCAAGGGCGCCGAAGAGGTCGAAGCCGCCATGGTGGTGACCAACCCGGAGACTGGCGAAGTCCAGGCCATGATCGGCAGTCGCCAGGCCAGCTTCGCCGGCTTCAATCGGGCGCTGGATGCGGTCCGCCCGATTGGCTCCCTGATCAAGCCTGCGGTGTACCTCACCGCGCTGGAGAAACCGAGCCAGTACACGCTGACCAGTTGGTTGTCGGACGAGACGTTCTCGGTCAAGGGCGCGGACGGCCAAGTCTGGAAGCCACAGAACTATGATCGTCGCTCCCACGGCACGGTATTCCTGTACCAGGGGCTGGCGCATTCCTACAACCTCTCGACGGCTCGCCTCGGGCTGGAAGTGGGTGTGCCGAACGTACTCAAGACCCTGGCGCGCCTGGGGGTAAGCCGCGAATTCCCGGCGTTTCCGTCGATGCTGCTGGGGGCCGGTGGCCTCACGCCAATCGAGGTGGCCGCCATGTACCAGACGCTGGCCAACGGTGGTTTCAATACGCCTATGCGCGGGATCCGCAGTGTGCTGACCGCCGATGGCGAACCGCTCAAGCGTTATCCGTTCCAGATCCAGCAGCGGTTTGATCCGGCTTCTATTTATCTGATCCAGAGCGCTATGCAGCGGGTCATGCGTGAAGGTACCGGCAGTTCGGTTTATAACGTGTTGCCTCGGACCCTGAACCTGGCAGGCAAGACCGGTACCAGTAACGATTCGCGTGACAGTTGGTTCGCCGGCTTCAGCCAGGATCTGCTGGCCGTGGTCTGGCTCGGACGGGATGACAACGGCAAGACCCCGTTCACCGGTGCCACCGGCGCGTTGCAGGTCTGGACCAGTTTCATGCGCAAGGCCGACCCGTTGCCCCTGGACATGCCGCAACCGGACAACATCGTTCAGGCCTGGGTCGATTCGCGCACCGGACAAGGTTCCGACGCCAATTGCCCGGGCGCCGTACAGATGCCGTATATTCGCGGCAGCGAGCCGCCACCCGGTGCTGCCTGTGGCGGCACGAATCCCGCCGAGTCGGTGATGGATTGGGTCAAGGACTGGATGAATTAA